The following coding sequences are from one Chaetodon trifascialis isolate fChaTrf1 chromosome 24, fChaTrf1.hap1, whole genome shotgun sequence window:
- the cdadc1 gene encoding cytidine and dCMP deaminase domain-containing protein 1: protein MERSDMPKQADTIQFRPGRDTRDSSTQTDSKIQGHGPRLSKVNLFTLLSLWMELFPQEQPEEDDHIQIRGMGLVVVRDSKVVGLHCSGPELHAGQAAIIHHGASLADCHLYFSRRPCATCLKMIINAGVSQISFWPGDPEVSMLRSTSANHSNSHPRSPPDGITKEAALDAVVTEKLKSNSRSHICVRLQPLAPGLAQFVDETSRECDFMERVTDDEPGPNTEELFNRERTRHLRDFSRRFLVETSRQHRAILTHMRLENFCLEPYFSNLRNNMRELVEVLAAVAAGLPQQNYGFYKEQHSPAEPSLAKSSLPLRHEGLSQEGARHCIIQARLLAYRTEDPKVGVGAVIWARGQSTGGDGTGCLYLVGCGYNAYPAGSQYAEYPQMDDKQEDRQRRKYRYIVHAEQNALTFRARAIKAEEPTMLFVTKCPCDECVPLIRGAGITHIYTTDQDRDKDKEDISYLRFSSMKNVNKFIWQRSPSACSSSPPQQANGCVGKHSRQADQESHSNKKLRTSRSHTSPPVS from the exons ATGGAAAGGAGCGACATGCCGAAGCAAGCCGATACGATCCAGTTCAGGCCGGGTCGAGATACGAGAGACAGCAGCACCCAGACTGACAGCAAAATACAAG gtcacGGTCCCAGGCTGTCAAAggtgaacctgtttaccttgCTGAGTTTGTGGATGGAGCTGTTTCCCCAGGAGCAGCCTGAGGAGGATGACCACATCCAG ATCCGTGGGATGGGTCTGGTGGTGGTGCGGGACAGCAAGGTGGTGGGGCTCCACTGTTCAGGACCTGAGCTCCACGCGGGACAAGCAGCCATCATCCATCATGGCGCCTCCCTGGCTGACTGTCACTTGTACTTCTCCAGGAGACCCTGTGCTACCTGCCTGAAGATGATCATCAACG CTGGAGTCAGTCAGATCTCCTTCTGGCCCGGAGACCCTGAGGTCAGCATGCTGAGGTCCACCTCTGCAAACCATTCCAACTCCCACCCCCGCAGTCCACCTGACGGCATCACGAAGGAGGCCGCGCTGGACGCCGTGGTAACAGAGAAGCTGAAGTCCAACAGCCGATCTCACATCTGCGTGCGGCTGCAGCCGCTCGCTCCAGGCCTGGCGCAGTTCGTTGACGAGACGTCCAGAGAGTGTGATTTCATGGAGAGGGTGACTGATGATGAACCAGGGCCGAACACAGAGGAGCTCTTCAACAG AGAGAGGACGAGACACCTGAGGGACTTCTCCAGACGCTTCCTGGTTGAGACGTCTCGGCAGCACCGGGCCATTTTGACCCACATGCGTCTGGAGAACTTCTGCTTGGAGCCATACTTCTCCAACCTGAGGAATAACATGAGGGAGCTGGTGGAGGTTCTCGCTGCAGTGGCTGCCGGGCTGCCGCAGCAAAACTACGGCTTCTACAA GGAACAGCATTCACCCGCCGAGCCATCACTAGCCAAGTCCTCGCTGCCTCTTCGTCATGAGGGACTCTCTCAGGAAGGGGCTCGCCATTGCATCATCCAAGCCAGGCTGCTGGCTTATAGAACAG AGGATCCTAAAGTGGGCGTGGGTGCTGTGATCTGGGCCAGGGGACAGTCG ACTGGCGGTGATGGAACGGGGTGTCTGTACCTGGTGGGCTGCGGGTACAACGCTTACCCAGCAGGCTCACAGTACGCCGAGTACCCCCAGATGGACGAcaagcaggaggacagacagagacgcaAATACAGATACATTGTCCACGCGGAGCAGAATGCCCTCACCTTCAG GGCCCGAGCCATCAAAGCGGAGGAGCCCACCATGCTGTTTGTCACTAAATGTCCGTGTGACGAGTGCGTCCCTCTGATCAGAGGGGCCGGCATCACGCACATCTACACCACCGACCAGGACAGGGACAAGGACAAGGAGGACATTTCCTACCTGAGGTTCAGCAGCATGAAGAACGTCAACAAGTTCATA tGGCAGAGGAGCCCGTCAGCTTGCTCTTCGTCCCCTCCTCAGCAGGCCA ATGGTTGTGTTGGGAAGCACAGCAGGCAGGCTGATCAGGAGAGCCACAGCAACAAGAAGCTGCGCACCAGCCGATCGCACACCTCGCCTCCCGTTAGCTGA
- the cab39l gene encoding calcium-binding protein 39-like, producing the protein MPLFGKSHKSPADIVKTLKENLAILVKQDKKTDKASEEVSKCLVSMKEILYGSNDKEPHTETVAQLAQELYNSGLLIALVENLQVIDFEGKKDVCQIFNNILRRQIGTRSPTVEYFCSHQEVLFILLKGYETPQVALNCGIMLRECIRHEPLAKIVLQSDHFHCFFNYVEMSTFDIASDAFATFKDLLTRHKVLVAEYLEQNYDAVFADYEKLLHSENYVTKRQSLKLLGELLLDRHNFTVMTRYISKPENLKLMMNLLRDKSLNIQFEAFHVFKVFVANPNKTQPIIDILLKNQTKLIDFLSNFQKDRMDDEQFNDEKTYLIKQIRDLKKPAS; encoded by the exons ATGCCGCTGTTTGGAAAATCCCACAAGAGTCCAGCGGACATTGTCAAGACCTTGAAGGAAAACCTGGCCATCCTGGTCAAACAGGACAAGAAGACAGACAAG gCGTCTGAGGAGGTGTCCAAGTGTTTGGTGTCCATGAAGGAGATTCTGTACGGCAGCAACGACAAGGAGCCTCACACCGAGACTGTGGCCCAGCTGGCCCAGGAGCTGTACAACAGCGGCCTGCTGATCGCGCTGGTAGAAAACCTGCAGGTCATAGACTTCGAG gggaAGAAGGATGTGTGTCAGATCTTTAACAACATCCTGAGGAGGCAGATTGGGACGAGGAGCCCCACTGTGGAATATTTCTGTTCCCACCAAGAGGTCCTCTTTATACTGCTGAAAGG GTACGAGACGCCCCAGGTAGCGTTGAATTGTGGCATCATGCTGAGGGAGTGCATCCGCCACGAGCCGCTCGCCAAGATAGTCCTCCAGTCGGATCACTTCCACTGCTTCTTCAACTACGTGGAGATGTCCACCTTCGACATCGCCTCCGACGCCTTCGCCACCTTCAAG GATCTGCTGACAAGACACAAAGTGCTCGTGGCTGAATACCTCGAACAGAACTACGATGCT GTGTTTGCAGACTATGAGAAGCTGCTGCACTCCGAGAACTACGTCACCAAGAGGCAGTCTCTGAAG ctgttggGCGAGCTGTTATTGGACAGACACAACTTCACGGTGATGACGCGCTACATCAGCAAACCTGAGAATCTCAAGCTGATGATGAATCTGCTGAGAGACAAGAGCCTCAACATCCAGTTTGAGGCCTTCCACGTCTTCAAG GTTTTTGTCGCCAACCCCAACAAGACGCAGCCCATCATCGACATCCTGCTCAAGAACCAGACCAAACTAATCGACTTCCTGAGCAACTTCCAGAAGGACCGCATGGACGACGAGCAGTTCAATGACGAGAAGACCTACCTAATCAAACAGATCAGGGATCTGAAGAAACCAGCCTCCTag